The following DNA comes from Lentibacillus sp. Marseille-P4043.
CCACAAAACTTAATTGGATTTATATGGAGAGGCGGGCATGATACCCTGATTAGGGGTGCGAAATCTTTCCCACCGCACGCTTTCGCAAAGTAATCATGCCCGTAGAGGTTCCATGTCAATCCTGCCCAGTAATAAAATATATTATCTAAGTTTGTGAATTCCTCTAATTTCAAGTGGCTCAAAATTAGTTGCGAAATGGGCCAAATTTCAATTGCGAAATACAACTAGCTATTATTGATACATCAACTGACTACAAAATATTTAATAGAAGACTTAATAATTGGGCTAGAGACTAGAAGATGGCATTTCATCTTTGCCAAAAGAATTAAGATTAGAATAGGAGTGTGTATTGCTAATGGAAAAAAAGGGATAGTCTCCATATGGTTGGGTAACGTTAAGGAGGAATATGACTTAAAAGAATATGTGGACCTGAAATACGATGAAGAGGGAGAGTCTATCCCTTCAAAATTTTATGTAGATTTTAATATTGATATGGACGAGACAGATGAAGATTTTATAGAAAAAGCAGTATTAGTACAAAAGAGTAATAATATTTCTGATCTATTGGAGGGATGTTCATACGATGAAATTATTCTACCCAAAATAAGCGAGAGTGTTAACTTAAATAAGTATTATAATGCTGTTCACTAGCGTTGCATAAAACTAGTCGGAATGTTCTGTAAACATCATTTCTGTAATTTTTGCCAAAAAGTCAAAGTCCAATTAAAGGTGGCTCTGTCCATCTGGTAAAATTATACAATTAATACAAATTAATACAACCTACGACAATATCATTTATTACGGTACTGTCTTATTTTCAAATCGATGTAGCCAAATGTAAGCTGGTTTCCATAACGCGGCCTTTAACCAACGAGTAATTCGAAGCAGTGATTTTTTGCTTTTCGTTTCCAGTTGGATGAGCACATGCAAACAATAGGTGATGAGCGCAATATAGATTTGATTTTGTAACGCTGTTTCACTCATTCCGTAAAAATGTTTGATTTCCACGTGCTGCTTTAACCATTTGAAAAATAATTCGATTGCCCAGCGTGATCGATAAATATCACTAATTTCTTGTGGTTCCAAGTCAAATCGATTCGTGATTAATCGAAGGATGTTTCCCTTCGTATCCATCACTTCAAGAAGACGAAATACGTTTTCGCACCGATTTTGTGTGGATCCTATGTAAACCATTCTGTCAGATAGAACCGATGATTCAGCTGGAACGGAAAAGGAACATACTTCACGAATGACGGCATTTTTCTTAATTCTGGATGCAAAGAAGTATCCTTCGTCTGTCATCCTGTCAAATCGTTCGTAATCCACATAGCCGCGATCAAAGACGTACATGGCTTCCTTGTCATCAACGAGAACTTCAAGCTGATTACGATCATGTTCTTTCGCCACTGTGATCTCAGCTTTCTCAGGATAGACTGTATCTTTATCCATGAAAACGAGTCGTAAATGTAGTTTCACACCAGCCTTTGTTTTACGGAACTTTGCCCACTTATAATTGGTTAGGTTAAGAGGCAAAGTGCTAGAATCGATAATTATGGCAAATTCTTGTAGGCCTTATTGTGATATCCACGTATCTGCTGCACAAGATCGGAAAACAGGGTCGCTAGTATGGATGGATCAATTTCTTTATTCTTGCGAGAAAGCTGTGATGCGCTAATCGATTCAAAACCAACAGCTTCCTGAAAGTCTGCATCCAATAAAGCGTCACTTAATGCTTGGAGCCCTTCCGTTTCATGTACTTGTGCATAGAGCATCAGTTTAATGTAGGCTTCAGTCGTAAGTTTTTTGGTATAGCTATCTTGATTTAAGTTTTTAACTTGATTAAAAAGATTTTTAGTATTTATAGGTGCAATCCATTTACCAAATGCTGATTTTGGTGTATTCTTGTCCATATTGTTGGTCCTTTATATTGGATTTGGACAGGAAAACCACCTGACCTATTCATTATAAAGGATTTTTTGTTGTCTATACAGCCAAAAATTGAACATTGCCAATATTTTTTATTATTAAATTTAATTAATGCAACGCTAGTGAATGCTGTTATATTAATGTATAATTTTGAGTACGATAACGAGGTAAATTCTTCAAGTAAATTTGATTATATTACTTCTACCAGTTACGAGTGATAGTTTTTTTGGAAGGTTAAATTAGGCTATAATTATTTGAAGAATGCCCGGTTAGTTACATTCTCTCCATGGGTAATTCCTGTCAAATAAACCCCCGATGTATTTGCAGGTGGGGTTTATTTGACTTACCCTATATTATTAGAAATAAAAAGCCCAGAGAAAAGCCAATATGAGTCAAATGAAAATGGATTCGTTAGGGAAGAATTTCTAAATTACGATGTTCAAAATGGATTTAATAAAGCAGAACAGGTAACGGGAGGGTTAGTTGACGAGGTAAATGCAATTATAGCCAGTGTTTCTGATCTAGTTTCCATACCTTCAATTGACATGGAGGAATTTAGCTTCATGGTGCAAAAGGGAAAAAAGAAAACGAAAAATGATATAGAGCAGTTGCATGACCTGGATCATCAACATTAACGATAGCAATCTTAAAAATACAGCCTATTATCCGTATCACATGGTACATTATCAGGATAATTAAATTTATATTGAGGCTTGTTATTTAGTCAGGGAATACACTGAACTAGGATTCAAGGATGATAGATAATGAAGAGTTAATAGTAAACCTAAATGAAGATGGTATAGTTTCTGACTACAAAGTAACTACGGATTAATGGAATTTGCTTTCTTTTCGGTGAACTAGTTTCCCCTCATTTTGGTTTGATGTGTAACTAATCCCTGTTCTGTGAGTAGGGATTATGTAATGTTTTATGAAAAAAAGATATTAATGCTGTTGGAAATTACTAGCGGAACGGGTTATGGGAAATAAAGGATATATATAATATTTCCTAAAGATATGGAATATATATGTAAATAGGTTTATCTATATATATGAGATCAGAATGGAGGGATTTGGACGTAACATCGCTTTGAGCTTATGGCTGGGAAGCTATCCCGCATGTTGCAGATTATGAGGATTTTGCTGCGTTGAATTTTAGTTACTTATACATAATTTACTGATTTGCCCCTAATTTAATTTAGGGGTTTTTTGGCAATCGGTTAGATACAGATAAGATCTCTGCTAAATTGATGGTGGTAATGATGGTGGAAATGTTGTGGTTTCGGGAAATAGTTTTAGTAGATATGCCTGAAAAATGAAGTGGGTAATGGGAATAGTTGTAATGAGAAACAGAGGGAAGCGGGGGATGATTTGGCTTTGTGGGAGAAAATAATAACTATAATTGAATTTAGGGGAATACGTTTGATCCACTTTGATTGATTTCCAAAAATATTGGATAGCTTTTTTGTGTTGTGTGAGGAATGGTTAATCATGGCTAGAGGATTTCAAACTACCGGATAGTTATCAGTTGGTATTTTTAGTGATTTGATTATCTGGACATACTGGTTTCTAAGCATGTGTTTTTGAAAGGCTACAGCTATACTGCGTTGCACCAAGTTCTTTTAGTGTAGTAGTGGGATATACAATGAACCAGTTTATTTATGCGGGTTTATGTCCAAATCAATATATCAGTTGACAAAAAAGGGGAACTTACTATGTTTGAGGTACTATTAATCACTTCCGCCATAGCATTAATGTTTTTGTTCAGGGACCGGGATAATAATAAATATGAAACCGTTTATAGTGGTGATGAATCAACATTAAGTGAAGCTAA
Coding sequences within:
- a CDS encoding immunity 22 family protein, with product MIHQLTTKYLIEDLIIGLETRRWHFIFAKRIKIRIGVCIANGKKGIVSIWLGNVKEEYDLKEYVDLKYDEEGESIPSKFYVDFNIDMDETDEDFIEKAVLVQKSNNISDLLEGCSYDEIILPKISESVNLNKYYNAVH
- a CDS encoding T7SS effector LXG polymorphic toxin, with amino-acid sequence MTYPILLEIKSPEKSQYESNENGFVREEFLNYDVQNGFNKAEQVTGGLVDEVNAIIASVSDLVSIPSIDMEEFSFMVQKGKKKTKNDIEQLHDLDHQH